AGCACTTGATTGGGGGTCGGGGGTCAGCCTTCTTACCTGATGGCCCTTCTGTAACACAGAAGAGCAAGAGAAGCTCAAAAAGCTCCCAGCCAACCGCGTGGGGGCTAACTTCGACCATGGTTCGTGCACCgatgctgattggctgccatCCTTTGGGCGTGTGTGGAACAGCGGCCGGCGCTGGCAGTCCAGGTGAGCTCTGCCCCATGTCatgctcacccccccccccccccccggctttCACCTGCCATCAACGGCACCAAACCATTCTGCTCATTCCTTTTAGGCACCAGTTCAGGCAGGAGGAGGCTagaggcaggaggaagaggaggagggagcgCGGGGGGAAGGCCACAGCAAAGCAGAATCACCTCTATAATGGAGACTTGTGATTTGACAAGTGCTCATGTATTGTGTACATATGACGTGTAAATATTTGGTGTTCTGGTTATGAAAAGGAAAGTCTCGATTGTAAGTTCTAGATTAATTCCAGCAAAATGAACAGGCTGATGTTTTAGTGTGGGCTTTACTGGTAGATGTAAAATCTGGCAGAGATAAATTGAGACTGTAAGGTTCAGTGTTCTGGCAATATCCCACTGCAATTGAGGTCAGTAATGGTGCATGTGTACTGGCTTTCTAAAGTTGCAAGTACATGACAGCAAAAACATGGACAATTGGATTAGTTCTAATTTCTGTATTATACCAATACAGCTTCATTTTCTCACCTTGAGAATTCTTTGGCTTCAGATCTAAATGAGTGTGTCATATCAACTTAATGGTCCTGGAGCCAGTGCATGATTCTAATTCTTTTTACCAGTTCCATCCCGAAGCTGAAATAACTTGCATACTATTGGCTGGGATCAAAAATCAAATTCATACAGGTGTGTTTCCAGTTTATTGAATAAAGTTAACAGGTGAAGTGGTTCTGGTATTGTTCTTTGGGGGAGAAACCCAACTTCTCACTCTTTTCCAAAATAGataaaatgaacacagtgtGCAGTATCTCCATTTTTGAACAATCTCAGTTCAGTCAAATTTAATAGAATCTAATAGAGCTGTTCATAGCAACAGAAATCTGAAAAGACATTAATAGTGctcaataataaaatataccTCATGAACTTCTAGACCAAAAAAATACagattacattaatatttagGGATACCTTGcagttgtttattttctttttttttttagtagttTCTGTTAAAATAATACATGACTCATATGATGtagaaagcaaaagcaaaaaaaacaaggaattAGGTCTCTGTAAGAGATGCAGTGTTGTTCATAATTGTACAATTTTACACTTAAAATTGACCCTTAAAAGGTCTTGCATTCTTAAGCAGTCCATGCATTTGTATCtgaagctttttttcccctcttcatATAACTTCATTCCCAAATCCCAGAAAAAAAACTCTGCCATATCCAATAAGACTTGTACTTATACAGGGTTGCATGTAGTGCTTCAACCCATGGTAATAGGTCTAGTTTCTCTTGGTTATCGGTGATATGCCAGAGATCTTCAGTAGCTTTATTTGACAGAACATTGTAGAGAACGTCAGGCAGTGCGCAGACAGCATTGAATGGAGATTTAGAAAGCTTAGGTCGAGAGACGGGTTTCAAATTGTAAAGGAGAGAGGATGAGTcccttaaaataatttctacGCAAGAAGTTCCATAATGAAGTACAGCACACTGAGTGCAACCTTCAAACCGGAGATGAGCCTCAGTCCATACTGCCAGACTGGCTTTATCCCTGCACCCAGTAACAGCAGCACGAGTCCTCGTATAGCTTggcctttttacattttaatgggttttttttttttttccaaagatTGAATTCCACCCTTACAGTGTAACTCAATACGAGTTAGCATTTTAACCTTGAGGGAATCCTCAGGCTCTAGCCTGGTAacattaaaatcaaacaaacagctGGACAAAAATATCGTCATTTTCCTataggctgaagaggagctcaTTAGCCCATGTCAACTGAATCATTCCTAGACTTTTTATCAGGGCCACACAGGCCTAATGCAGAGTGGCTGTAATGTATACCATGACTCACAATTGTACATTAACATTCATACCCATGAACAATAAGGAACGAATGATCAGGCTGTGGTAGTATGTAGTCCTTATGAAGGACATTTCACACATTCAATTTAGCTACAGcctaaaaaaaatcataactaCACCTGGTATAATTTTATTGGCCATAATATTAAACTGCAAGCAACAAGATATGTTTCTGCCTGCCAGTTCACTTTCCCACGACCAATGACATTTAATTCCACGTGGAAAAACTCAGTAGAACAGGGAAGGGCCAGCCCAAgctgtagtgtgtatatatacgcgTGTGgtccctccatcctctcttcCATTCTTTTCTAAGCGAGCACAGTGTTGATTTCGCATTGCGAGTGTTGGGGGAAGTGTTGGGCTGGGGATGCATGCATACAGGTAGGGCACGGGGCTCGATCCCAACAGCCATGATTCCAATAAGCAGAGGGCAGCACGAGGAGGGGGTAATGGAGTGGCTTTGTGTCCTCTtcctctgtagtgtgtgaggttgAGCAGAGGAGCGGGGCTAGGGGCGGGGCAGTCCGTCACTACCCGTGCATAGGCATGGACGAGCCGTTAGAGTGGTGCCTGTCAAGCTTCTCCCGATGACTCCACGTGTCCTCTGCTTGCAGCAGCACTAGCTTTTATCTGAGAAAAACAGGAGGAGGGAGAACATtaagggtgggtgggtgtagtgCATAAAAAAGTCAATCTAGCAGGGCAGTACCTCTGTTCTCTTCTAATGCAGTAGCTGCTTCCTCTGGGTGCCTTTGGCATAGATGGTTGTATTTTGTTTCTATTTcctaaaaacatgaaatacaagtgagtttaaattttttttaaaaaaaaagacacactgCAGAGTCCTGCGTAAAAGACACCTTAGTGTTGGCTGAAACGCTGACATCAGTCTAACTGAAATGTAATAAGTTGTAAATAGCATTGGATTTCCAAATCCTTATATAACCTTTGTGATAACTGGCAATTAAGTTTAACtttattttcattcagtttttaaCAACAGACAATGCATCAAAGAGAAATCCAGAACCTTTATTGTGAACAGGCAGCACAGTGCCAACAAACCGAGGTCGGAGGGTCGCGTTACCTTCAGGTGCTGCAGGCTGGCCTGGAGCAGGCGTAAATGGGTCATGACCTGCCGGCTGATGTTGGGTCCTCCACTCTGggaagatgaagagaggagCTTCTTCAGGTCGATGCCGGAGTCCCCTGCAGATGTTAGTTCAACACCACCTCTGCCCTGTGGGTCATCATCGGTACTGCTCTCGCCCGAGCCCCCATAACCCTCCAGCACCATGTAactgcctgagagagagagaggggggagggggagagagtatAAGCACAAGGAAACTATACATCTATACATTAGCAAGATGGTCGTCTTCAGCGGTAATCAATAtgatccccccaccccccccccacccccttctcaGCGGCACACACGATGCTCGCTGTAGGTAATGACAACCAAGGCAAATAatttttgcagatgttcagtgtattcacacagtgtattatttaaagacaaAATCCACTTTTTAATTGATTATAAACAGCTAGCTTGCACCTACACAAACCAGTCACTTTGTTAGGTGCACCTGTTTTACAggtgtatttaaaatgtgtgcagACTTTATTGCACAATTTGGCCACCCCTGGCCCGGCCATTAATGTTCCGTTTCTGGCAGTGTCCTGGGTCGACGTCACTGCTGAGTTGTTCCCTATGCAAAAATCTCCAGCCCAAAGTGCGTCAAAAACCCTGACGAGTGACTAGAGGATGGCTAACCCAAGACAAAAATCTGATCTTCTCACCATAGTCCTCTGAATTCTCAAAAAATCCTCTTTCTCCAGACAGCGGCTCGTGAGAGTTCTCTTCCCTGGCCTGTGCAGTATCGGTCCTGTGTGCACCATTCTCCACCGAGCCACCAGGGGCAGCACTCTCCTCCGGGGCCTGCACAGTGCCTGGCCTGAGCGCTGACCCCTCGCCCTGCTCTCGGCCTCGGTCCCCGTCGTCCTGAGTGGCCATGTGATGGATCAGGAGCTGCCGCAAAGCAGCCACTGAtgcaggggaagagggagtgagagagtgggagaggaaggGTGGATATAAGATTGCACAAATTATAACCAGTAGTAAAAAGCCAAAATCGAAGCAAAGACTCCAGAGCTGAAATCTCATaagaacaaatgtttttgttagagAATGTCCTCTCACGGGTTTGGAGGCCTTCGTCGGCCCTCAGCAGAGGCGTCTCAAAAGCCTCCAGATCCTTCTCTTCGATAGCGATGGCCTGTCGCGATCGCTGCTTCAGGAACGGGAGCCTGTCGGCCAGGaatgcctcctcttcctcctcttcctcttcctcgtcctcctcaCGACCCCGGGGTGAGCCCTCCTCCTCACCCTCATCCTCGGATTTACTCTCGAATGGATTGGTTCCAGTCGTGCGATCCGGCAAAACCTCTGAGCATGAGGTGGTGTCTTTATCTGGGGACAGCAACAGAAAGCCATATCTACTTCACTCCAACCTAACATAGGAACACTAGGCTAAATAGATTCCATTACGCTAATGGAACTGTGCAAGCTGGCAGTAACTGCATGCCTGGAGACTGGGTGCTTCCAGTAGAGATGCGGTCTGGATCTTTGTTCATTTTCGGCACGCTGGAGTTCATCTCCTCGACGGCATCTCGCTCCCCACTGCAGAGAGGCCATATGTCATACGCAAACCAAAGACACCACAATACAAAATCAAACtaatacacacaatcacacgtCATCGATGCGCTGTTAATGatattaaattttaaatgtatgcaggTCCAACTCACTCAGTCTGAGGTAAAGGAATGATATTTAACTGTTTGGTCTTCATACAGTCTGCACTCTGGGTGATGAGGTCCTGCCACCTagacaaccacaaaaaaaaacaacaaccgtGAATCAAAGGAGTTTTCAGAATACACTGAatccatggaaaaaaaaaaaacctgatccAAAAATGCTTACACTGCTCATGCTGACCTGAAGCTGTTAGGGGAATTCGGGATTTTGGATCAAGATATTTGGTCCGTTTTTGGCTTTTCTTAACTGTTGAATATATCAATTTTCCTGGGTGAAGACCCTTCGTATACACTGTTCTCCACAGCCATCCTGTCTAACTGATCTCCACAGAGTAAGAGCAAATCACCCAAATCAGTTTTGGCCCTTCATTGCCTGTGGCAAGCTGATCCTACATGTAGGATCTTGCTCCAATAAGCTCAATCTCCAGGCTCCAGGCTCCGAGCCTGGTGCcgcctcccacccccaccccctgttcCTGCTCAGCCGTAGAGGGCCACACTTACGTTCTTTGCTCAGATACGGTCTGTGCCATCAGCTCGTAGATCTGCGCCCCGTTGTCCGACATGGACAGCACAAAGAAGGACTTGTTGTCTGTGAACATCACACCGGAACAGTGAGTTagcccatttctctctcccacccctgGGACTTGGGATCAATCCATAAGCCTCAGTGTTCCAACAGAATATTTCAAACTGATGTTTTAGCATTGACTGACTGACAAATCACTTTTGATGCATTACAAAATGAGCTTTTAATCTACACTCAAAAACATCTAAACAGTCTAAGTGCGAGAAAGCTCTGAATCAGAGATACTCAATCAAGTCCGCGGGGACCCCTGCCACTCCAGGTCTTTGTCCTGTTTCAGCacctcagacacatgcacaaagtcTGCTAAGCTCTTCTTTACTAGGCTAGAATAGAACAAAAACCTGGTGTAGCTGAGGAGCGCACTGCGACTCCAGTCCTTTTGTGGTGCTAGTGTCTGCGGCGTGCCTCACCAGTGGCCACGGAGCGCACCAGCACCGTGCTGAGCTTGATGATGGGGCTGAAGGTGTGCTTGGTGTCTGCTGAGCCTGCCAGGTTCTTACTGTGACACTTCAGGATCAGTTTCTCATCCTGCCTCTGCAAGAGCACCAGGATGTCCTCCAGCAGGAGGGTGTAcagctctgaacacacacacacacagacgacaCTGCAGGTCACGCTTGCTGTAAAGAAGCTAGTTCTGTGTTGCCTGCACATGTACTATACCCATGCTTAATCAATCCCAAATGACAATGAAAGTGAGAATAGGAACCGATGCAGTTATCGGTGTATTGAAACGCTCAAGGAACGCTAACCAATAGTCTTGTCCTTGTTCACTTTCCAAGAGAGCGGTCCCTCGTGCACCATCCTCCTTTTGGTCAAATCGAGGTTCTGCAGGGGAACAAGCTACCCGTCAGGAAACTTTAAATCTAATCCGATAAAATCATTCTACACGTTGCTGAGGTAAAGAGTAAAAGGGTTCCTGCCTTAAACTCCGCAATCATGGGATATTCACTTTGCTTCAAGGAGGAGAGATCCAGCCTTCTCTGGTAGTCCTCTAATCTCTGAGGAGGAAACATGCAAAAAGAGAGACCCAGGCAAGTGAAGCTCTGTTCGGCTATGGGGCGTGGTTATAACGTTTTCTCCTGGGCCCAGTGGGGAGCGAGGCACTCACCTGCTTATTTTCAGCCTCCTTCACCTCCTGGTTGACGTGGTTGAGAATCTTCCGGCAACACTCGCCGGCGAGTTTCACCTTACTCTTCTCCTCGGCGTCATCTGTGGGGAGAAACGTGCGCACGCTAACGTGAACTTGGCGTTTGTGGGGGAGCGGTCAGGAGTGAGAGGTGTGCCTGGGGCAGGACAGCGAGAGAAGTCAGAGGGGTGTGGTACCCGTATATTTGGCGATGTTTTCCAGCAGAAGGGGGTATTTGGTGAGCCTTTGCATCTCTACAGGAATAATGTCCTTCAGCTGCAGCCGGCGGCACTGCCGATTACTCTCCGCCTCCTGTaatgcacgtgtgcacacacaaattcactGCTGTTCGTCAGGCTCTCGGTACTTCCATGCCCAGTGAGTGACAAGAGGCATGATACAGATCTTTCCAATAATACCACACACAAAGGAATGATTGATATGACTGATATGACTTTTAGACCTCTGAAAGTAGCCAAGTACAAATGAAGAATAGTGGAGGACCAGCTCGCATGAGCTACCTCACACCCAGGAACTTAttaaataaaccgaacttgaacttatTTCCTTTACGTTCATGACCACAATAACCTTCTGCTTCAATGGGCactgtgcgcatgcgtgtgcgtcTTCTGACTCTGACCTGCACGAAGGAGGCGAAACGCTGGTCTTTCTTCTGCCTGCTCTTGATGAGCTCGAGGGCAAAGGGCTGGTTACTGCAGAAGGTGCCTGCAGCCAGCTTGATCTTCTCTTCTTCTGCACCACTGAACTGCGGAGCAGgaagacagaaataaaaaaaaataaaacgcgcacaaacacacgcagacacccacacacacacccaattgACTTCAGCCTTTATTGATACCAGTACCTGCGATCCACAGTAAAGTACATTCTTGCTAGttaaggagggaaaaaaagcctGATTAAATTCAGACTCAATGGTGCACTGAAGTAGGCATTTCTCACCCAGGAGAGCAGATCGTCTCCTATAACGTCTATGACTGCAGCGTCATTATTCTTCCGGACAGCTGTCATCTGCTCCATTATGGATGCTGGAGAAGGAAAGAGCCAGGTCACAACAGCCAAACCGTGCTTGTACTGTGCCAACCGCCAGCAGTTTCTTCCATGGCCTGTGAGCCTCTCTCCCGCAGCACACGGTCAGACCAACCTTGGTAATGGCTTACCGTGCAGCAGGACGATCTCCTCCAGGTTGGTGAAGATGTTCTTGATGTCGCCGGGGGGCAGGACGGCCTCTCGGCTCATCCTCTGGTAGAAGACGTTCTCCAGTACCTTCAGCATGCGGAGGTGGGCACGCTCCGTGTAGAAGAGCTctgggaggtgggaggagggggaggccAGGCGAGAGAGTGTCAGAGAAGCCCAACGACGGAGACATACGCCACACAGGCCTGAGAGTGGCTGGTGTCACGGTGCGTCATGAATGTATGGTAAACCAGGTGTGGGCAcaaccacagacatgcacacctactcttatttattattacGTTTGttatcttttctcttttccatttttggagtttttttccccacttttgaACAGCGAAGATATTCTAACTATGAAACAACACCCATGAAATTCTGGAGTCTGCAAAAAGACCTGTTGCACATGTATACACCCTTATCTCATGGTCTTGGGctgtgtgtacacgtgcacgTGTGAGGAAGGTACTGACCGTTAATGACCTCCTGCCTCTTGATCTCATGTGGGGGCAGCTGCGCCAGGACGTCCCTGCTAACCAGCGTCTGCCAGTGGGGGGGGTCCAGCTCGGCCTCCACCTCAGTACCCTGGTCATCCTCGCTCTGCACCTCCCCTGAGCTCAGAAGCTCCATCCTACAGCGTGCACacgaatgtacacacacacacggatatcATGCAAAGCAATAGTGTACATCCAAGACAAACCAAACAGTCATTGCCACGTGTAAGGGTGTAACTGCAGAGGAGAGTATGTGCCAACGGCCAgctgggagacagacagagccctCGGAGTTCTGCTGGCTCATCTTACGCAAACACTGTACATGCTACACTATCTTACTCCATcaaaaaaaaatggaactcCGTTAGCAATTGTATGGCATGCTGACTCTAAGGGTAAAATGCTACTTACCTCCTGAGTGGCCGGGGCGTGCCTCCGTCCAAGATCCTGCAAGGAAGACACACCACAGGTCAGCCAACCCCCCGAATCCCACCAACCACAGCCCATCCCCCCTGACCTGGAACCCAGCGGCTGCCCCTGCAGGGAGATTTCTAACCAGTGGCGAGTATCTCTCTGTAATCGGCTTAGAGCCAATCTGGAAAATTGTGCTTATTCCTTCCATGACATCATCTGGAATGAGGGTGTCTGGAAGCTGCCGCAGttgatttttattcatttgaattGCTATGCAGCATGGGTAAAAAGAACACCAACTAGGAGAGAGTCAAAGCTAAAGGAAAAGATACTATTTTGAGACTATTTTTTCCAGTCACTTGATAAAAAGGAAGGTGGATGGCGACCTACCTCTCTGCTTCAAGCTCCTCCTCCTGGTGGTCCAGGGCACAGGAGCTAAAGTCAAAGTGTGTGCCTGAGGAAGCGGAGTCCTGGCCTTCGATTGGTGGGGCGCTGTCTCCGAGTCTGAGCATCGCAGAGGGGGGTCCGCCTGCATGGGGGGGCAGATGAAGAGATAGCTGAAGACTCCGGTGTAAGAGTGAACCATCAGGGGGAGGCACGAGGAGCAAGCCGAGCCGGTCTCACCCGTGTCGGGCTCTCTGGGGCCGCTGTCGGGGCCCTGGGTGGCGGGAGcgctgtggggaggggaggcaaCGTAGGCGGCGGCTTCCGGTGCAGCGGTAAGCGGGGCGCCCCGTGTGCGGGCCGACGGCGGCAGCGGGGGGTCAGACGGCTCGGCTGGTCCTGGGGCAGTCTGAGGGGGCTGCTTCTGTGGCCGGGGTTTGTTCTGCTCAATGGCCTTGGTGactgaaaaagagagtgaggttAGTTAAATTTCACTGCTTCTCAGGTTAACCTTCACAGAATCGTGGTGTTCCAAATGTTGGTCAAGGTTGGGAGATGGCGCCCTTTACACAGGGATATACAGGTCCTCTAATCTATGCAATCAACATCCCATAACTGACAACAAATACTTTAGATTTTTCCCAAAAAATAGGGAAATCTTTCATGTCTTGGGAACTGCATTTCAGTGCTTCGTTTAGGAAAGGATATGGCACAGCAGTCATGTATAACAGCGCTGCATCTATGGGAGCAAACAGGAAGCCGCTCCTGGGTGCCCCAGACAGGCACTTCCTCAGGACACCCGTTCCATCCTGCCGAGGCAGGACGCTGACCTCAGACCTGCTGCCATCATAATGCCTTGAGCCTCCGACTTCGCTACAGTGCAGTGCAGCTGAACCGAACGCAGTTATTATCTTCAGAGCTGAGCCCCCCTGTCAGCACCTTATATCTGGCATTCATTCCATCCACACAATGGAGTCTCAGGTCTTTGGGCATGTCTCAAACTCTAAAAGGCTTTGGGACCCATAAATAGGT
This is a stretch of genomic DNA from Electrophorus electricus isolate fEleEle1 chromosome 6, fEleEle1.pri, whole genome shotgun sequence. It encodes these proteins:
- the arhgef12b gene encoding rho guanine nucleotide exchange factor 12 isoform X2 gives rise to the protein MSGSQSTIADRFPKKPTRTASIINKDHPPDKKPKSDKVSAPFSHEFDPTGLVQRCVIIQKDENGFGLTVSGDNPVFVQLVKEDGAAMRAGVQTGDRIIKVNGTLVTHSNHVEVVELIKSGSYVALTVLGRPPGLAQIPLSEGEGDGGPVSSLSSPHSPGPTAAERSTSTSPSDRVTSPLPVWEEKNPVYNQKVDILQKMLTKEQQELQAMKEEYSRNPTPKLLKEIQEAKKHIPLLQGQLSKATGAAQDGSLSPKLLEGEVEDGGGLGNMDPLLPWQPDSNTESSWSNNTLTPVTPSPVPESPYQREPLCHSPKSTPRDSLNSCPSPDADDAADLDSNSQSSVGSPSSRLPPHIIGAEDDDFDTEQEQMNGQWSCFQTVELLKSRPAHLAAFLHHVLSQFQFDPAPLLCYLYAELYKHSSSKETRRLFLDIHTFFMDRTAHLKVVVPDSISADLDRRRLDLIPEDVQRQYVQQLQEALLPDIQKHLEDFRQKRSMGLTLAEAELTRLDTERLRDRVALERERSCAEHIMVKLEDMLLPSSATEEEKCTTMQYVILSYMKHLGVKVKESRGLEPKPKRINFLPKIKPKQKTIRAEKDSSVGSGGVEEKVKKPRFHSILSRPSRIDTAAITKAIEQNKPRPQKQPPQTAPGPAEPSDPPLPPSARTRGAPLTAAPEAAAYVASPPHSAPATQGPDSGPREPDTGGPPSAMLRLGDSAPPIEGQDSASSGTHFDFSSCALDHQEEELEAERILDGGTPRPLRRMELLSSGEVQSEDDQGTEVEAELDPPHWQTLVSRDVLAQLPPHEIKRQEVINELFYTERAHLRMLKVLENVFYQRMSREAVLPPGDIKNIFTNLEEIVLLHASIMEQMTAVRKNNDAAVIDVIGDDLLSWFSGAEEEKIKLAAGTFCSNQPFALELIKSRQKKDQRFASFVQEAESNRQCRRLQLKDIIPVEMQRLTKYPLLLENIAKYTDDAEEKSKVKLAGECCRKILNHVNQEVKEAENKQRLEDYQRRLDLSSLKQSEYPMIAEFKNLDLTKRRMVHEGPLSWKVNKDKTIELYTLLLEDILVLLQRQDEKLILKCHSKNLAGSADTKHTFSPIIKLSTVLVRSVATDNKSFFVLSMSDNGAQIYELMAQTVSEQRTWQDLITQSADCMKTKHGERDAVEEMNSSVPKMNKDPDRISTGSTQSPDKDTTSCSEVLPDRTTGTNPFESKSEDEGEEEGSPRGREEDEEEEEEEEEAFLADRLPFLKQRSRQAIAIEEKDLEAFETPLLRADEGLQTLAALRQLLIHHMATQDDGDRGREQGEGSALRPGTVQAPEESAAPGGSVENGAHRTDTAQAREENSHEPLSGERGFFENSEDYGSYMVLEGYGGSGESSTDDDPQGRGGVELTSAGDSGIDLKKLLSSSSQSGGPNISRQVMTHLRLLQASLQHLKEIETKYNHLCQRHPEEAATALEENRDKS
- the arhgef12b gene encoding rho guanine nucleotide exchange factor 12 isoform X1, whose protein sequence is MSGSQSTIADRFPKKPTRTASIINKDHPPDKKPKSDKVSAPFSHEFDPTGLVQRCVIIQKDENGFGLTVSGDNPVFVQLVKEDGAAMRAGVQTGDRIIKVNGTLVTHSNHVEVVELIKSGSYVALTVLGRPPGLAQIPLSEGEGDGGPVSSLSSPHSPGPTAAERSTSTSPSDRVTSPLPVWEEKNPVYNQKVDILQKMLTKEQQELQAMKEEYSRNPTPKLLKEIQEAKKHIPLLQGQLSKATGAAQDGSLSPKLLEGEVEDGGGLGNMDPLLPWQPDSNTESSWSNNTLTPVTPSPVPESPYQREPLCHSPKSTPRDSLNSCPSPDADDAADLDSNSQSSVGSPSSRLPPHIIGAEDDDFDTEQEQMNGQWSCFQTVELLKSRPAHLAAFLHHVLSQFQFDPAPLLCYLYAELYKHSSSKETRRLFLDIHTFFMDRTAHLKVVVPDSISADLDRRRLDLIPEDVQRQYVQQLQEALLPDIQKHLEDFRQKRSMGLTLAEAELTRLDTERLRDRVALERERSCAEHIMVKLEDMLLPSSATEEEKCTTMQYVILSYMKHLGVKVKESRGLEPKPKRINFLPKIKPKQKTIRAEKDSSVGSGGVEEKVKKPRFHSILSRPSRIDTAAITKAIEQNKPRPQKQPPQTAPGPAEPSDPPLPPSARTRGAPLTAAPEAAAYVASPPHSAPATQGPDSGPREPDTGGPPSAMLRLGDSAPPIEGQDSASSGTHFDFSSCALDHQEEELEAERILDGGTPRPLRRMELLSSGEVQSEDDQGTEVEAELDPPHWQTLVSRDVLAQLPPHEIKRQEVINELFYTERAHLRMLKVLENVFYQRMSREAVLPPGDIKNIFTNLEEIVLLHASIMEQMTAVRKNNDAAVIDVIGDDLLSWFSGAEEEKIKLAAGTFCSNQPFALELIKSRQKKDQRFASFVQEAESNRQCRRLQLKDIIPVEMQRLTKYPLLLENIAKYTDDAEEKSKVKLAGECCRKILNHVNQEVKEAENKQRLEDYQRRLDLSSLKQSEYPMIAEFKNLDLTKRRMVHEGPLSWKVNKDKTIELYTLLLEDILVLLQRQDEKLILKCHSKNLAGSADTKHTFSPIIKLSTVLVRSVATDNKSFFVLSMSDNGAQIYELMAQTVSEQRTWQDLITQSADCMKTKQLNIIPLPQTDGERDAVEEMNSSVPKMNKDPDRISTGSTQSPDKDTTSCSEVLPDRTTGTNPFESKSEDEGEEEGSPRGREEDEEEEEEEEEAFLADRLPFLKQRSRQAIAIEEKDLEAFETPLLRADEGLQTLAALRQLLIHHMATQDDGDRGREQGEGSALRPGTVQAPEESAAPGGSVENGAHRTDTAQAREENSHEPLSGERGFFENSEDYGSYMVLEGYGGSGESSTDDDPQGRGGVELTSAGDSGIDLKKLLSSSSQSGGPNISRQVMTHLRLLQASLQHLKEIETKYNHLCQRHPEEAATALEENRDKS